In the Elizabethkingia bruuniana genome, GCTGATAGTTATATTTCTTTTTATCGCCGGCAGTTGTATAACGGGTATGCCCAATAACGGAATTCCCCATATAAGTTTCCGGATTTTCAATACTCTTAAAGACATCCAGTACCAAACCTTCATCCTTATAAGAATGTATTCTACCATCCTTTAGCACCGAAATACCACAAGCCTCCTGACCTCTGTGCTGCAGTGCAAATAAACCAAACTGAGAAAGAGAAAAAGTATCTATATCATGATAGGAATACATCCCCATAATACCACATTCTTCTGTAGGCTCATCAAGCATAGAATCATCGGATTTTTTCCAGATATTTCTCTGATAAGCTCTCTTTTTAAATTGGCTTAAATAATTTTGTTTTTGAAGTTCTAAATCTTTCATTTTTAGCAGATCATTTACTGATCAATCAGAGATATTTAATTATTTATTCAAAGCTGTTTTCAGACGGTTGTAGATTTCTTCGTAAGCTTCGGTAACTTCACCCAAGTCTCTTCTGAAACGGTCTTTATCCAGTTTTTTCATAGTATCTTTATCCCAAAGTCTGCAAGTATCCGGGCTTATTTCGTCTGCCAAGACAATCTTACCATCCATTGTTTTACCTAACTCAATTTTAAAGTCAACAAGGATAATATTCATTTTGTCAAACAATTCTCCAAGAAGTTCGTTAATCTGTCCTGTAAGAGCATACATTTCTTTCAGCTCGTCATAAGTAGCAGCACCTAAGCAAACAGCATGGTGATCATTGATTAACGGATCTCCTAATTCGTCTTTCTTATAGCAGATATCGAAGATTGTTACCGGAGATTTCATTCCTTCTTCTAATCCTAAACGCTGTGCCATACTACCAGCAACATAGTTTCTTACGATTACTTCTAACGGAATAATATCTACTTTCTTAACCAGCTGCTCACGGTCGTTAAGTTTGCTTATGAAATGGGTTGGAATACCTTTATCATTTAAATATTCGAAGATAAGAGTCGAAATCTCGTTATTCAACTCTCCTTTCTTATCCACCTGACCTTTTTTCTGGTTATTAAAAGCAGTTGCATCGTCTTTGTAACGTACTACAACTTCTGCAGGGTTTTCAGTTGCAAAAACCTGCTTTGCTTTTCCTTCATAAAGCATTTCTTTCTTCTGACTCATAGTTTTTTTCTTTTTTAAGGAATCCGAATAACGCGGTTCCCATTTTTAACTTCTTATTAAACTTTATTTTTTAAAAACTCATTTTAACACCAATAGTGTTAATTCCATATGCATTCCCTCCGATAACATCAAGAGAATACTGAGGTTTCCCATCTTCGCCACTTTTTACTTTCTTAAAGTGTCTGCGGGCAATGGACCTTCCGGAAAAGTATCCGATTAAAAGTGCCAGCGGGTAATCTGAAGCCCAATGTACTTCACTCTGCATCATCTGAAAACAAAGACCTCCTATTAGAGTATACCCTACCGGTTTTAACCATTTAACATCCGGATAGTTTGTTGTAATGACTGTAAAACCTGCCATAATCGTAGCTAAATGTCCTGAGGGCATTGCATCGTAATGAGGGGTATTCTTTCCATAAGCACTAAAACTAGGGAAAGGATTCCATGCACCTCCGGAATTTCCGTTTTCTCTTGCGATAAACGGGCTTTCTCTACCTGTAGACCTCTTCAGCACCTGAACATAAATTCCGCTTAATGCCAAGCTTTCCAATAATCCACTAGCAGTGGCATAAGCACGATAATCATTCTTCATTAGTCCATAGGTAAGGAAACCTGCTCCCAGTAATAATACCGTTGTCCCGTTACCAATCATGTAAAGCCCTGCTCCTACACTTTTCGGAATAGGCCCGAACTTAGCATATTTGTTTTCCGGACTCATTCCCAGATTATCTGCCAGTTTTCGGCTGCCATCTACAATCTGCTGATCGAACGGAACCAGTAATGCTGTAGCGGCTACTGCACCTCCCAGATACCATGCATTTCCATTCTCAATAAAACTACGATTAGTGGTCATAAAATCTTTTGGAAGATTTGTAATTGGCTCATGCCATTTAGGTCTTGGATATTCTCTAACCTCACCATTTTTAAGGATTACCTGCTGTACTTTAACTGCCGGCTCCTCTTTCTTTATACTATCCTGCTCTTGTCCATAACACTGAACTCCTAAAGACATCAACGTACAAACCCCCAATAATTTTATTCTCATATAATTCTACAGCAACAATAACTTTTTATAGTTTTAAAAAGCTCCCTGAAATAAAGTTACCACTATTTCAGGGGACTTTTAATATTTAATTTTTAAAATAATCAACTCCGTTTTTAAATATGTTATGGTAATTAGCATCCGGGATGTTCTTCATAAGACCGTTTGCAAAACGCTCTGTATGTCCCATTCTACCATATATTTTTCCGGACTTACTCGTAATACCTTCTATACCGAAAAGTGAAGCATTTGGATTATGCGGCATTCCATAAGCAATATTTCCATCCAGATCTACATATTGTGTTGCGATCTGACCGTTTTTATATAGATTTTCTAGCTCTTCTTCAGATGCATAAAATCTTCCCTCACCATGCGAAATCGGAACAGTAAAGGTTTGACCTTTCATTCCTTTTAGCCAAGGACTATCATCATTCAGTACTTTTACATTAACCATCTGAGAAATGTGTCTTCCGATAGCATTGAAAGTTAATGTTGGAGACGTTTCATCCAAATCTCTGATCTCACCATAAGGCAGAAGTCCTGATTTTACTAAAGCCTGGAAGCCATTACAGATTCCCAATACAAGACCATCTCTTTCCAACAATCTGTGTACTGCAGACCTTATTTTTTCATTTTTCAGAACGTTTACAATAAACTTCGCAGAACCGTCCGGCTCATCACCAGCACTGAAACCTCCGGCGAAGGTTAAGATCTGAGCAGAGTCAATTTCGTTAACCCATGCATCAAGACTTTCATTCAGTTTATCATTATTCAGATTAATCAGCGGAATACTGTTTACATCTGCTCCTTCTTTTCTGAAAGCATTCAGTGTTTCATATTCACAGTTTGTTCCTGGGAATAGTGGAATAAACACTTTTGGCTTTGCTATTTTATGAGAAATAATTTCAATTGAAGATTTATTAGTTCCGTTCAGACTTTCATCGAAAGTAACAACTTCAGCCTTTCTTTCTTCAGTAGGGAAAAGTTTTTTGAAAGTCCCTGTCCATACTTCAAGTAAACTATCAATAGAATACTCTAAACCATTTATATTTAAAGTGTTCGAAGAATTAACCGCTCCAATTTCTTTAATCAATATATTTTCTATATTCCCTGTAGACTCTATAACAAGGCTTGCCAGATTTTTCTCTAAAAGAACTTTATCATCTGCAGAAATTTCAGCACCTAAATGGTTACCAAAACTCATTTTTGCTAAAGCAACTGCCAGACCTCCGTCTTTAACTGTCTTAACAGAAACGATGTTTCCTTTCTTAATCTCTGCATAAATGAAGTCGTAAATATTCTTTAATTCTTCATAGTTTGGCAGACCATTTTCTAATGGCTTATGCTCGTAGAAATAAAGCTTATTTCCGGCTTTCTTAAATTCAGGAGAAATAATGTCTTTCTTATTTCCGTTTGCACAAGCAAAAGAAATAAGAGTTGGCGGAACATTCAGATCCAGATAAGTTCCGGACATACTGTCTTTACCTCCGATAGCTGCCAAACCTAAATTGATCTGAGCATTGTAAGCTCCTAAAAGTGAAGCAAATGGTTTTCCCCATTTGTCTGCTTTATCTCCTAGTTTTTCGAAGTATTCCTGGAAGCTTAATCTGATATTTTTATAATCACCTCCCATTGCTACAATCTTCCCTACAGATTCTACAACAGCATAAGCTGCTCCGATCAGGGAATTCTGTACTGAGGTTTCAGCATCAAAGCCCCATGAAGCTAAAGATACCGTTTCCACATCCCTTGCTTCCTCAATTGGTAATGTCTGTACACTACCTTCCATTGGAGTTAACTGATGCTTACCTCCCAATGGCATAGCTACAGTAGTACCACCTACCGAAGAATCAAACATTTCCAATAATCCTTTTTGTGAAGCTACATTTTTATCTTTTAAAGCTGCTAGGAAGTTTTCTTCATTAAACGCCTGTACTTTGTTTTCAACTTTTCTCAGGTGGTTAACCACAATATTCTGAGACTTTGCACAGCCATTGGTATCTAAAAACTCTCTGCTAAGGTCTACAATCTTGTCTCCTTTCCAGAAAATCTGCATTCTGCCACTATCTGTTACAGTAGCAACGTGTACAGCTTTTATGTTCTCTGCTTCACAAAGTCCAATAAATTTATCTTTATCTTCTGGTGAGATAACAACGGCCATTCTCTCCTGAGATTCGGAGATTGCTAACTCAGTCCCGTTAAGACCATCATATTTCAATGGTAAAACATCCAGATTAACTTCTAATGAATCTGCAATCTCTCCAATTGCTACAGAAACACCACCTGCTCCAAAGTCATTTGACTTTTTAATCAGTTTTGTAACTTCTGGTTTTCTGAACAATCTTTGAATTTTACGCTCCTCTACGGCGTTACCTTTCTGTACTTCAGTACTTAGGGTGTGGATACTGGTTTCATCTTGTTCTTTAGAAGAACCTGTTGCTCCACCAACACCATCACGTCCCGTTGCTCCGCCTAAAATAATAACGAAATCTCCGTTCTGAGGTTTCTCACGGCGTACCCAATCTGTAGGAACCGCTCCAACCACAAAACCAACTTCCATTCTCTTGGCTTTATAGCCTTCATCATATATCTCGTTAACCATAGTGGTTGCTAAACCAATCTGGTTACCATAAGAAGAGTATCCATTTGCTGCCTGCTTAGAAATAGTCTTTTGAGGAAGTTTCCCTGGAAGAGTTTTCTCTACAGGTTCCAAAACATCGGCTGCACCTGAAAGACGCATTGCCTGGTAAACAAATGAACGTCCGGATAAAGGGTCGCGTATAGCACCTCCTAAACAAGTAGATGCCCCACCAAATGGTTCGATCTCTGTCGGGTGATTATGTGTTTCGTTTTTGAATAATAAATACCATGGTTCTTTTTTGCCATCAAATTCTGCTTCAATTTCTATTGTACAGGCATTGATCTCATCAGAAATAACCAGATTTTCAAGATTCCCTGTCTTCTTGAAATATTTAGCGCAAACCGTACCTAAATCCATTAAAGAGATTGGTTTATGTTCGCGGTTTAGTTCTTTCCTTTTTGCTAAGTAATCATTGAAAATACTCTCTAATGTTTCTTTAAACTCATCTTCGAATTTAATATCTGTGAGTGCTGTTTCGAAAGTTGTATGACGACAGTGGTCACTCCAGTAAGTATCCAGAACTTTAAGCTCCGTTTCAGTTGGATCTCTTTGTTCTGTTTTGAAGTAGTTCTGAATAAATTCCAGATCATCCAGGCCAAAAGCAAACCCATGTTCTTTATAGAAAACTGCTAACTGCTCAGCATCAAAGCTGATGAATCCATTATAAACAGGAACCGCTTTAGGCTCAGCCTGTGTAGGAATTTCCAATTTAGAGAGATCTTTTTCTCTGGATTCTACTTTATTAATTAAAAGGTCTTTAATCTTAGGCAGATCTGCTTCAGTAACACCTTCCATTTCAATAATTTTACCACTTCTTACAGTTGCATTTTCTGCATCTGTAAGGATAGAGATACACTGCTCCGCTGAGTCAGCTCTCTGATCATACTGGCCAGGCAAAAATTCGGTAGCCAGAAAAATATTCTGTACCGGATTTTCTAAATGAAGAATATCGGTTACCGGATCTACAAACGTACTATTGGCAACTTTATTCAGGTCTTTTTCTTCCAGTCCGAAGATGTCATAAACATTGTAGACTTTTACAGATGCTATCTGTGGAAGTATCTCTTTTATTTCGTCAAAGATTTTAGGACTTTCAACATCAAAGATTCCTTTTTTCTCAACAAAAATTCTGTAATTCATAGTTGTTCATTTTTCACGGATCTTACTCCGTGTTATAATTAAATTGCTCTTTTGAGAGCTTGTCACTTTTTAATATTATATAAACAAAAAATTGCAGCACAGTGCCGCAATTTTATTTAAACTTTAAGTTCAGCTTCTAAACCGATAAGGTCGGAGTATTTATCCAGGATAGGCTGTGCTTCGTTCTGGATGAATTCAGAAGTCTGGATCGGAGCGAATCCGATGAAGTTCTTCGGATCTAACACTTCTGCCAGTTTTGACTTATCAAGCCTTAGCCTGTCGTCATTCATAATCCGTTCAATCAGATCATTTTCCTTACCTTCCATCTTCACTTTCTTGGAAGCTTCCATGGAATGCTGACGGATAATCTCATGGATTTCCTGTCTGTCTCCTCCGGCTTTTACTTCTTCCATAATAATGTATTCAGTAGCCATGAAAGGAAGTTCTTCCATAATATGTTTGTTGATACGGTTTTCGTATACTACCATACCATTAAGAATATTATTCCAGATAAGCAAAATCGCATCAATAGCTAAAAACGCCTGTGGAATTGTTAATCTCTTATTTGCAGAGTCATCCAATGTTCTTTCAAACCATTGAGTTGCTGCAACCATCGCAGAGCTGCTGCTTAATGACATTACATACTTCGCCAGTGCTCCGATTCTTTCAGAACGCATTGGATTTCTCTTGTAAGCCATCGCTGAAGAGCCAATCTGATCTTTTTCAAATGGTTCCTCTACCTCTTTAAGGTTCTGCAATAATCTAAGGTCGTTTGTAAATTTATGTGCTGACTGAGCAATGTTAGATAATAGAGAAACTACTTTAGCATCTATTTTTCTGTCATATGTTTGTCCGGAAACTCCGAAAACTTTGTCAAAACCAAAACGTTTGGACAATTCTTTATCCAGCGTTTTTACTTTTTCATAATCTCCGTTGAAAAGTTCCAGGAAGCTTGCCGCTGTACCTGTTGTTCCTTTTACACCACGGAAACGAAGTGTTTCTAAAAAGAATTCTAATTCTTCAAAATCAAGAATTAAACTCTGAAGCCAAAGTGTAGCTCTCTTCCCTACTGTTGTTAACTGTGCAGGCTGGAAATGTGTAAATCCTAAAGTTGGTACATCTTTGTATTTGATAGCAAAGTCCGAAAGTCCTTTTACTACGTTTACCAATTTCTGACGAAGGATGATTAAACCATCACGCATCTGAATAAGATCGGTATTATCTCCTACAAACGCTGAAGTTGCTCCTAAATGAATAATACCTTTTGCAGAAGGCGCCACATCTCCATATGCATGAACGTGGGCCATTACATCATGACGAAATTTCTTTTCGTACTCTGCTGCTTTGGTGTAATCGATATTGGTTTCATTTGCTTTTAGCTCTGCGATCTGCTCATCGGTAATTTCCAGACCAAGATTTTTTTCAATTTCTGCAAGGGCTATCCAAAGCTTTCTCCAGTTCTGAAATTTGTTATCATGGGAAAAATTAAAGAGCATTTCCGCACTAGAATAACGTTCTTCCAGCGGGTTCTTGTAGGTATTCATTCTTTACTTTTAAATTAGAGCAACAAAAATACGAATATCTTTCGCAATCTAAAAGAGCTACAGGCGTTTATTTTTTCGAAATCCGGAAAACCTTACCAGAGTCGGTTACAGCATAAATTTCACCATTTAATCCTTGTGCCAGGTCTCTGAAACGCTCATTTTTACCTCCCAAAAGTCGCTCCTCGCCAACCACTTTATTATTTTTTATATCTAATCTTACAATATGTTGTCCGCTAAGACACCCAATTAAAAGGTTATTTTTCCACTCAGGAATAACATTTCCGGAATAGAAAATCATTCCACTTGGTGACACTACAGGATCCCAATAATACACAGGTTGTTCCATTCCTTCTTTTTGAGTAATTCCTTCTCCTATGGTTTTTCCGTCATATTCTATTCCGTAAGTAATAATCGGCCAGCCATAATTTTTAGCAGGTTTGATCAGATTAATCTCATCTCCTCCACGCGGACCAAACTCTCCTTCCCACAGATCTCCTGTCTCCGGGTGCAAGGCCAATCCCTGTACATTTCTGTGCCCGTAGGAATATATTTCGGGACGCACATTCTGCTGACCCAGGTATGGATTCCCGGGAGCAGGCTTCCCGTCTTTGGTGATTTTAAGTACTTTCCCTAAAGCTGAATTCAGCTGCTGAGCCTGTGGGCGTGTTACCATATCCGAACGTTCTCCGGTACTTACAAATAAATTTCCGTCTTTATCAAATATGATTCTGCCGCCATAATGTAATATACCATCATAAGCTGGTTCTGCCCTGTAAATGACCTGTGCATTTTCAACTGTTTTCTCATCATTGGCGAGTCTTCCCTTAGCTACAACTGTAGCATTTTTCCCGTCTTTTCTCTCAGAAAACACCCAATACAGCATTCTGTTTTGCTCAAATTCAGGGTCAGCTACAATATCGAGCAAACCTCCCTGGCCGTTGGAGTTAACCTCCGGAAGGCCGGTAATTGGCTGGCTCAATTTATTATCGCGGTCAATAATTCGTAATGTTCCAGTCTTTTCTGTAATTAATAATCTGCCGTCTTTTAGCACAATTATACCCCAAGGCTTTGACAAACCTTTTGCAATTTCTTCAACATTAATAGGTGTGGAGGTTGTTATTCCCTGAATTCTTGTTTGCCCTTCAAAGGCAGGTTTATAATTTGTATTGGGAGCTTCAGTCTCCACACTTTTACCAGGAGCCACCGTATCGTGTAGCTTTTCCTGGCATCCTGCCGTAACGGACAATACTGATGCTAAAATTATTGCTTTCATAATAATATATAGGTTTGGATTCCATAAAGATACAAAATAAAAAAACCGCCAAATGGCGGTTCTTAAAAAATATCTTTGTTGTTAATTATTGCTTGTAAGCGACAACATTTCCTTTTTTCAAACTGTATACTTTCTGGTTTTGAGTCAATTCATAATCTCCTCTTTTCCAAACAGATTTCTTTCCAACTTTGTTCAGAATAACTCCTGAAGCGCTTTCCGGAACAAAAATTTCTGCTTTCTTCATATCCTTACTGAAGATAACAGCAGCATTAGTTGTATAAGACCCCTTAGGATTTTGTTCTTTTAATTGCAACTTTTGTTCGAATGTTCTTACGCAGTCATTTTTGATGTAAGAAAAGGTATAACCTGCAGAAGCTTTACAGCCATGTGCATCTTTATCACCTCCTAAGACAGGAGTAGCATCTGTTTTTTGACCAAACGCTAGACCTCCCATTAACAGGGCGCCACAGAATAAAATTGTTTTTTTCATTTTTTAAAGTTTTAGTATTTCTTGTATAATAATTATCGTGCCAAAATCACATTCAATAAACTATTATCTCTAAACTTTCTTTAAAATAATAAAATTACATTGCCTTAGGCTTCCAGTCTTCAAAAAATTTCTTCACTTTATCCAAACTATATCCCTTGCCTTCTTCCAAAACAGAACTGTCCTGAGTATGAATTTGTTTTCCGTCTTTGTCTAGAACAATGAATACCGGGTACCCGTATTTATCTCCGGGATTACCATATTTAGCAAAGACCTTTTCATTTTTATTATCCGGAGAATAGTTCAAGTGATAATAGATATAATTATCATCTACCAATTTCTTTAATTCAGGTGTTGTCTGTACATAATTGTTAAAACGCAGACACCATATACACCAGTTACCACCAGCTTGTATCATTATATTTTTATTCTCTTTTTTAGCCTGCGCTGTCAGTTCTGCAATTTTAGCCTCTGCATTTTCTTCAGGATGATAAGGTTTTGGCAAAGCATTCTTTTCAGCTATTGCTGCTTTTTTAGCTTCTTCCTTTATCTTCGCACTATCAACAACTGCTGTTTGTGTATTTTTTACTTCAGAAATCTTTGTTTCTTTACTCTTTTGTCCGCAGGCTACAATCGAAACCAGCACTAAAGAAACCCCTAATGTTCTTATCATTTTATTCATATTCCTAATTTGTTATTATACAAAATTATACTTTTCCGAAGATTCCTAAAAGGAAAAATCGTTCCATAACGTTGGTAATGCTTAAATTTGTTGTTTAATTCTATTTTTTTGAACAAACTCTTATTTCAGATTATCTTATTATTTTCCCGATTACCACTGTGGTTTTTATATGGTCTTTCGGATATACTATATTATGCCAACCGTTATGTAGTAGGCTATAGAAGAAACGTCGTTACTGAAAATCTAAAGAACTCTTTCCCTGAGAAAAGCGATAAGGAAATTGCGCAGATTCGGAGACAGTTCTTCCGTAATTTTTTCGATTATATATTCGAAATGCTAAAAGCTTTTACCATTAGTGAGACAGAATTGAGGGTAAGAATGCAGCACCTTAATCTGGATGTATTTCAGGAATGTTACGACGAAAAGAAAGATATTATATTTCTTGCCGGCCATGTATTCAACTGGGAATGGATCAATGCACTGGCTACGGTTATCCCTCAGAAGTCATGCCACCCTGTATACAGGAAAGTACAAAGTACATTTTGGGAAGAAAAGATAAAATTTGTAAGAAACCGTTTCGGAAATAAAGCTTTGGAAACCAAAGAAGTTATACGAAGCATCTTACAGGATAAGGACAACGGAAATTCGGCCTATATGTTTGTTGCCGATCAAACACCTCATGTTAAAGAAATACATTACGGTCTTGAATTTTTGAATCAGAAAACACCTGCCTTCATAGGATATGATAAGCTGTCTACCAAAAAAGACCTTGCTTTTATCTACTGTGATATGAAAAAGGTAAAAAGAGGATTTTATCAGGTTAACTACTACAGAATATATCCGGATGGTGAAAAGTTTGTACAATATGAAGTTGTAAATAAGTTTCATAAACTACTGGAAAACACGATAAGAAAAAGGCCTGATAACTGGCTTTGGTCGCATAGAAGATGGAAATACAAAGATGCACTGAAATGAAGATTGCTATAGCTATACTGAACTGGAACGGAAAATCTTGGTTAGAAAAATTCTTACCCAATGTTATTGCAAATTCTCAGTCTGCAGAAGTATATGTAATAGATAATGCTTCAACAGATGATTCCGTTGCTTATATCTCCACTCATTTTCCGTCTGTGAAAATTGTTATCAATCAGCAGAACCATGGTTTTGCAGGTGGTTACAACGAGGGCTTAAAGCAAATACATGCCGATATATATTGTTTACTTAACTCCGATGTAGAGGTTACACAGGAAT is a window encoding:
- a CDS encoding phosphoribosylformylglycinamidine synthase, translated to MNYRIFVEKKGIFDVESPKIFDEIKEILPQIASVKVYNVYDIFGLEEKDLNKVANSTFVDPVTDILHLENPVQNIFLATEFLPGQYDQRADSAEQCISILTDAENATVRSGKIIEMEGVTEADLPKIKDLLINKVESREKDLSKLEIPTQAEPKAVPVYNGFISFDAEQLAVFYKEHGFAFGLDDLEFIQNYFKTEQRDPTETELKVLDTYWSDHCRHTTFETALTDIKFEDEFKETLESIFNDYLAKRKELNREHKPISLMDLGTVCAKYFKKTGNLENLVISDEINACTIEIEAEFDGKKEPWYLLFKNETHNHPTEIEPFGGASTCLGGAIRDPLSGRSFVYQAMRLSGAADVLEPVEKTLPGKLPQKTISKQAANGYSSYGNQIGLATTMVNEIYDEGYKAKRMEVGFVVGAVPTDWVRREKPQNGDFVIILGGATGRDGVGGATGSSKEQDETSIHTLSTEVQKGNAVEERKIQRLFRKPEVTKLIKKSNDFGAGGVSVAIGEIADSLEVNLDVLPLKYDGLNGTELAISESQERMAVVISPEDKDKFIGLCEAENIKAVHVATVTDSGRMQIFWKGDKIVDLSREFLDTNGCAKSQNIVVNHLRKVENKVQAFNEENFLAALKDKNVASQKGLLEMFDSSVGGTTVAMPLGGKHQLTPMEGSVQTLPIEEARDVETVSLASWGFDAETSVQNSLIGAAYAVVESVGKIVAMGGDYKNIRLSFQEYFEKLGDKADKWGKPFASLLGAYNAQINLGLAAIGGKDSMSGTYLDLNVPPTLISFACANGNKKDIISPEFKKAGNKLYFYEHKPLENGLPNYEELKNIYDFIYAEIKKGNIVSVKTVKDGGLAVALAKMSFGNHLGAEISADDKVLLEKNLASLVIESTGNIENILIKEIGAVNSSNTLNINGLEYSIDSLLEVWTGTFKKLFPTEERKAEVVTFDESLNGTNKSSIEIISHKIAKPKVFIPLFPGTNCEYETLNAFRKEGADVNSIPLINLNNDKLNESLDAWVNEIDSAQILTFAGGFSAGDEPDGSAKFIVNVLKNEKIRSAVHRLLERDGLVLGICNGFQALVKSGLLPYGEIRDLDETSPTLTFNAIGRHISQMVNVKVLNDDSPWLKGMKGQTFTVPISHGEGRFYASEEELENLYKNGQIATQYVDLDGNIAYGMPHNPNASLFGIEGITSKSGKIYGRMGHTERFANGLMKNIPDANYHNIFKNGVDYFKN
- a CDS encoding lysophospholipid acyltransferase family protein, whose product is MFNSIFLNKLLFQIILLFSRLPLWFLYGLSDILYYANRYVVGYRRNVVTENLKNSFPEKSDKEIAQIRRQFFRNFFDYIFEMLKAFTISETELRVRMQHLNLDVFQECYDEKKDIIFLAGHVFNWEWINALATVIPQKSCHPVYRKVQSTFWEEKIKFVRNRFGNKALETKEVIRSILQDKDNGNSAYMFVADQTPHVKEIHYGLEFLNQKTPAFIGYDKLSTKKDLAFIYCDMKKVKRGFYQVNYYRIYPDGEKFVQYEVVNKFHKLLENTIRKRPDNWLWSHRRWKYKDALK
- a CDS encoding phosphatase PAP2 family protein — its product is MRIKLLGVCTLMSLGVQCYGQEQDSIKKEEPAVKVQQVILKNGEVREYPRPKWHEPITNLPKDFMTTNRSFIENGNAWYLGGAVAATALLVPFDQQIVDGSRKLADNLGMSPENKYAKFGPIPKSVGAGLYMIGNGTTVLLLGAGFLTYGLMKNDYRAYATASGLLESLALSGIYVQVLKRSTGRESPFIARENGNSGGAWNPFPSFSAYGKNTPHYDAMPSGHLATIMAGFTVITTNYPDVKWLKPVGYTLIGGLCFQMMQSEVHWASDYPLALLIGYFSGRSIARRHFKKVKSGEDGKPQYSLDVIGGNAYGINTIGVKMSF
- the purB gene encoding adenylosuccinate lyase, coding for MNTYKNPLEERYSSAEMLFNFSHDNKFQNWRKLWIALAEIEKNLGLEITDEQIAELKANETNIDYTKAAEYEKKFRHDVMAHVHAYGDVAPSAKGIIHLGATSAFVGDNTDLIQMRDGLIILRQKLVNVVKGLSDFAIKYKDVPTLGFTHFQPAQLTTVGKRATLWLQSLILDFEELEFFLETLRFRGVKGTTGTAASFLELFNGDYEKVKTLDKELSKRFGFDKVFGVSGQTYDRKIDAKVVSLLSNIAQSAHKFTNDLRLLQNLKEVEEPFEKDQIGSSAMAYKRNPMRSERIGALAKYVMSLSSSSAMVAATQWFERTLDDSANKRLTIPQAFLAIDAILLIWNNILNGMVVYENRINKHIMEELPFMATEYIIMEEVKAGGDRQEIHEIIRQHSMEASKKVKMEGKENDLIERIMNDDRLRLDKSKLAEVLDPKNFIGFAPIQTSEFIQNEAQPILDKYSDLIGLEAELKV
- a CDS encoding thioredoxin family protein; translated protein: MNKMIRTLGVSLVLVSIVACGQKSKETKISEVKNTQTAVVDSAKIKEEAKKAAIAEKNALPKPYHPEENAEAKIAELTAQAKKENKNIMIQAGGNWCIWCLRFNNYVQTTPELKKLVDDNYIYYHLNYSPDNKNEKVFAKYGNPGDKYGYPVFIVLDKDGKQIHTQDSSVLEEGKGYSLDKVKKFFEDWKPKAM
- a CDS encoding PQQ-dependent sugar dehydrogenase codes for the protein MKAIILASVLSVTAGCQEKLHDTVAPGKSVETEAPNTNYKPAFEGQTRIQGITTSTPINVEEIAKGLSKPWGIIVLKDGRLLITEKTGTLRIIDRDNKLSQPITGLPEVNSNGQGGLLDIVADPEFEQNRMLYWVFSERKDGKNATVVAKGRLANDEKTVENAQVIYRAEPAYDGILHYGGRIIFDKDGNLFVSTGERSDMVTRPQAQQLNSALGKVLKITKDGKPAPGNPYLGQQNVRPEIYSYGHRNVQGLALHPETGDLWEGEFGPRGGDEINLIKPAKNYGWPIITYGIEYDGKTIGEGITQKEGMEQPVYYWDPVVSPSGMIFYSGNVIPEWKNNLLIGCLSGQHIVRLDIKNNKVVGEERLLGGKNERFRDLAQGLNGEIYAVTDSGKVFRISKK
- the purC gene encoding phosphoribosylaminoimidazolesuccinocarboxamide synthase; protein product: MSQKKEMLYEGKAKQVFATENPAEVVVRYKDDATAFNNQKKGQVDKKGELNNEISTLIFEYLNDKGIPTHFISKLNDREQLVKKVDIIPLEVIVRNYVAGSMAQRLGLEEGMKSPVTIFDICYKKDELGDPLINDHHAVCLGAATYDELKEMYALTGQINELLGELFDKMNIILVDFKIELGKTMDGKIVLADEISPDTCRLWDKDTMKKLDKDRFRRDLGEVTEAYEEIYNRLKTALNK